A window of Mixophyes fleayi isolate aMixFle1 chromosome 10, aMixFle1.hap1, whole genome shotgun sequence contains these coding sequences:
- the PHLDA2 gene encoding pleckstrin homology-like domain family A member 2, translating to MKMQVSEVLMEGELEKRSDNLLQFWRKKLCVLTKDSLNMFADGQKKTKRKELKFQCVKKLDCVERTGKYIYFTIVTTDNKEIDFRCPDNSCWNAAITMALIDFQNKTAIQHFRSRQNSERRVAPCV from the coding sequence ATGAAAATGCAGGTCTCAGAGGTGCTCATGGAAGGAGAGCTGGAGAAGAGGAGTGATAACCTCCTCCAGTTCTGGAGGAAGAAGCTCTGCGTCCTGACCAAGGACAGTCTCAACATGTTCGCTGATGGCCAGAAGAAGACAAAGCGCAAGGAGTTGAAGTTCCAGTGCGTAAAGAAGTTGGATTGTGTGGAGAGGACGGGGAAATACATCTACTTCACCATTGTCACCACGGACAACAAGGAGATAGATTTCCGATGCCCAGATAATAGCTGCTGGAACGCAGCCATCACCATGGCTCTGATAGACTTTCAGAACAAGACGGCCATCCAACACTTCAGGTCACGCCAGAACAGTGAGAGGAGGGTGGCTCCATGCGTGTGA